The Periplaneta americana isolate PAMFEO1 chromosome 1, P.americana_PAMFEO1_priV1, whole genome shotgun sequence DNA segment GGTGTCCTTTTATGTTTTCATAGTATTATCTTCTGTCCTTTGAGTCTCTAACCAGCTAATTTGAAGACTATCATGTCTCtttttttataatacaaaatataattgctAACAATGTTATGAGCTCTACTTAAAGAGTACCATACCTCATTTTCTGGAGCTGAAACATTATATGTTTTTTTCTGTCCAATATTCCTCTCTGAATCATTCCAACCAAAGGAGGCAAAGGGTGTTTTTTTCCCCTCAAAGTAAGCCTTTCTATTTGTTCGTGTGAGAGCAGATGTCCGAGACGAACTTGGTTGTACTCTTGCTTCTGCATGATGGCCACATGAAGTACCACATCTGTGTTCCATTTTTTTAACAGTGGTCTGAGTATTTGATTTCTGTAATGAAGCATTTTGATGTTTGGTTGTCACAGGTACAACAGCAGTTTGTTGATCCTTTAATTTTTGCCCCTTTATTGACTCAGAGTATTTCTTATTTAGGTTTTGCACAATATGTCCTGTTTTATTGCTTGGTTCATCTTTCAATCTAGAAGTAAATACAGAATACGTCAGGAATAAACAATgccattttttttaaacagaactGAAGAAAATGTCAACCTATAACAATTAATATTGTTtgtcaaaaataaattgtgaTATGGTGTGTGTATTTACATGCGTgcgtgtatgtgttttttttaatgccaagcatttcaacatcaaaaaatGTTCACCAATTAAATACAGTGCACTGGTCATACTTTGAAACTTGCAGGTTTAGTTGACATCAGTGGGATAAGCAAGGGCTATTCTTAAGTTTTAAGGTGGAGTATTTGAAATAAATGTGATATTAGTAAAGGATCAGCATGAATAGTCTAACAGTCTTACTGGTAACATTAATCAATCACTTTGAAAACTTGTAAAACACGAGGAGAGAAACACACTTTTGGGATcacctaatttaataattatatttgggATAACATTAATGATGTAAAGCAAAGGATGAATTATTGGTAGCAAAAGTTTCAGTTTAACACCTCCTTAGTTAAGTTGTATTCATCCCACTTCCTCCAAGAATCTTCGATAACTCAGAGCTTATTGTAGGACTGTTAATGGAGTTGAGAATCTGGTTTgtcttttttgtttcctttttacaGCATTGGACCAATATGTTTTCATAAAACATATTCGTAATTATTAACGTGGATTGAAGGATTCATGCAGAATAAAGCTTGAGACATGAACTAAATcattattatgtaaaaataatacaataaaataacagat contains these protein-coding regions:
- the LOC138699935 gene encoding centriole, cilia and spindle-associated protein-like is translated as MAVQTPDWESQEKRLKDEPSNKTGHIVQNLNKKYSESIKGQKLKDQQTAVVPVTTKHQNASLQKSNTQTTVKKMEHRCGTSCGHHAEARVQPSSSRTSALTRTNRKAYFEGKKTPFASFGWNDSERNIGQKKTYNVSAPENEVYPPALLALKQRREDIEKYLAKAAQKRREEKSSFSASVVNHSSIWMTEYQDKFSHRRNFVPEYISKRPTSAPPCRKYAGWRYS